A genomic stretch from Helianthus annuus cultivar XRQ/B chromosome 1, HanXRQr2.0-SUNRISE, whole genome shotgun sequence includes:
- the LOC110941594 gene encoding uncharacterized protein LOC110941594, with protein MSTRSAEVVYEVLWQWKSYNQRVEWLYSEQYSATGYIFGEPQKIARVGDEYQAQIPSLMTERERSQLKKVPVCECGLSIPVTWVHSQHKNKEETMDIEANAKGWKTDNDLVPVPCSQTEESWSAIEHDSFVLGLYIFGKNLRVVNKFMGNKGMPNVISYYYGKFYRSSEHQTWSMYWKKKISKSLPGKKIFRGWRLHELLSHSLSNVTDECKAKLTQVIRTFEEGKLSFEKYVFSLRDTMGLDLLVEAVAIGKGKEDLTIKTQTRLSSKKVESTCSSLKTEEIVDILKDRIGLSKARLSEFFWAAVWPRLLARGWHCEQATNYAFQNSKNLVFLAPGVTKFSRRDLVKGSQYFDLLTEVLNKVASEPHLLEHEPDNDEQDLMKCTVVDTCLVGIVKVRELTNLTVSKPADMQVVVRVTWWMESLMVLPIWSPSLRNDMRLTFISSFPKPDHEFNYQNMQS; from the exons ATGTCTACACGCAGTGCTGAAGTAGTATATGAGGTTCTATGGCAATGGAAG TCATACAATCAACGTGTCGAATGGCTCTATTCTGAACAATATTCTGCTACTGGTTACATCTTTGGAGAGCCACAAAAGATCGCGCGGGTTGGAGATGAATATCAGGCACAAATCCCATCTTTGATGACAGAAAGAGAGCGATCCCAACTCAAGAAGGTACCCGTCTGTGAATGTGGTCTGTCAATTCCTGTCACATGGGTTCACAGTCAACATAAGAACAAGGAAGAAACCATGGATATTGAAGCAAATGCTAAGGGCTGGAAAACAGACAATGATTTGGTTCCAGTTCCTTGTTCACAAACTGAAGAATCTTGGAGCGCAATTGAACATGATAGCTTTGTTCTTGGTTTATATATATTTGGTAAGAATCTTCGCGTTGTGAACAAGTTCATGGGGAATAAAGGTATGCCAAATGTTATATCTTATTACTATGGAAAGTTCTACAGAAGCAGTGAACACCAAACATGGTCAATGTATTGGAAGAAAAAAATTAGCAAGTCCCTTCCTGGAAAAAAGATTTTCAGAGGGTGGAGGCTGCACGAGCTTTTGTCTCACTCGCTTTCTAATGTAACCGATGAGTGTAAAGCTAAGTTGACACAG GTCATTAGAACGTTTGAGGAGGGTAAACTTTCATTTGAGAAGTATGTGTTCAGTTTAAGAGATACAATGGGCCTCGATCTTCTTGTAGAAGCCGTAGCCATTGGCAAAGGAAAAGAAGACCTTACAATCAAGACCCAAACGCGATTAAGCAGCAAAAAAGTAGAATCTACTTGCTCATCTCTTAAAACGGAAGAAATTGTTGATATTTTGAAGGATCGCATTGGATTAAGTAAAGCGCGGTTAAGTGAGTTCTTCTGGGCTGCTGTGTGGCCTCGTCTTTTAGCTAGAGGATGGCACTGTGAACAGGCTACAAACTATGCGTTCCAAAACTCGAAGAATCTAGTGTTTCTTGCACCTGGTGTGACAAAGTTTTCAAGGAGGGATCTGGTCAAAGGAAGTCAATATTTTGACTTGTTGACTGAAGTGCTGAATAAAGTTGCATCTGAACCGCACCTTCTTGAACACGAACCTGACAATGATGAACAAGATTTGATGAAATGCACAGTTGTGGATACCTGTTTGGTTGGGATTGTTAAAGTCAGAGAGCTTACAAATTTGACTGTTTCTAAACCTGCTGATATGCAAGTTGTGGTGCGCGTTACTTGGTGGATGGAGTCATTGATGGTTCTTCCCATATGGTCACCGAGTCTCCGAAATGACATGAGGTTGACTTTTATAAGTAGTTTTCCTAAACCTGACCATGAGTTCAATTATCAAAATATGCAAAGTTAG